The genomic segment GATAGCCGTGGAGACAGGGGCAGCGGGAATAGTAGCCCCGGCGACAAGGCCCGACAGGCTCAAGGCACTCAAGTCTATCGCCGGGAGCCTCAAGATAATAGCGCCCGGCGTTGGCGCTCAGGGGGGTAGCGCTACGGCCGCAATTCTCGCGGGGGCGGACGCCGTCATCGTCGGGAGGAGCATCTACGAGAGCCCGGAGCCCGGAAGGGTGGCGAGGGAGCTCGCAGAGGAGACGGCGCGCGCGCTGAAGAGCAGGGGTGGAGGTGATTAAATAAGAATCGTTAAGTGCGAGAGGAGCGGGAAGCTCTGTAGGGAGCTAATGGGGTGCCGCAGAATAGAGGTGGTGGAGCTTGCTGCCGAGATTATAAGGAGCGGCGGACTAGTGGTCTACCCCACAGACACCCTGTATGGTCTCGGTGCGGATGCCCTTAGCAGCAGGGCGATAGGAAAGGTGTATGAGGCGAAGGAGAGGCCCCCAGACGTACCCCTGCCTGTGGCGGTTTCGGATGTGGAAATGATGGGGAGGGTGGCTGCCCTAACGCCCTGGATGACAAGGGTGGTCGAGATGGTTCTGCCGAGGCCCGTGACCTTCCTGCTACAAAAAAAAAAGAGGGTCCCGGCCATGCTGACCGCTGGCAGTTCTAAAATCGGCGTCAGAATTCCCAACCACATGTTCGCGCTGGCCCTGCTCGCAAGGACGGGGCCGATTACCACCACGAGCGCCAATCTACATGAGGGTCACCCGCCCCGCACGGCCCGCTCCGCTATTCGGCAGTTGGGGGAGGCCGTGGACCTTTACGTCGACTGCGGACGAACCTCTTTCGGAGGTCCCTCTACCGTAATAGACATCTCCGAGGGACCAGAGGCGGTGGAGGTCGTGAGAAAGGGCGTGGTAAGCCCCGAGGAACTATTGCGGCTCATAGAGGCAGTGGAAATGGACCGAAGTGAGTGAAGATGCGCCTGAGCGATGAGGTGCTAGAAAAGTACAAACTCGCTGGTAGAATAGCGCGAGAGGCGAGAGATTACGGGCTGGGGCTCATCAAAGAGGGCGCCTCCATGCTTGAGGTCGTCAACACAATCGAGGCCCTCATAATCTCAAAAGGCGCCAAGCCGGCATTTCCCGTGAACATCGCGGTCAACGACGTCGCGGCCCACTTCACCCCCCGCCACGACGAGGTCTCGCTTGTCTTTAAAAAGGGCGACGTGGTGAAGCTCGATGTTGGAGTGCATGTGGATGGCTACATAGGTGACACAGCCAGAACCGTGGAGGTGGGCACCGACAACTGGCGAGACCTGAGGAGGGCCGCGGAGGAGGCCCTCCGGACCGCGATAGAGATGCTCAGGCCGGGCGTGGACCTGAGCCTCGTGGGGGCAACGGTGGAGGAGACTATTTCCTCTAGGGGGTTCAAAGCCATCGAGAACCTGACGGGTCATAGTCTCGAAAGGAACGTGCTGCATGCGGGCATAAGCGTGCCGAACGTTAGGGACCGGGGGGCCGGTATAGTCAGGGAGGGCGATGTGCTGGCGGTAGAGCCCTTCGCCACGAACGGCCTAGGCAGGGTTGATGGGAGGAAGAACAGCAGTATTTATAGATTCCAGAGAAGGAGATTCACGCGTGGGTCGGAGGCCAGGACTCTCCTCAGGGAAATCGAGCTCAACTTCAGCAACTTGCCGTTCAGCGAGAGATGGTGTGTCCGGTACGTCCCAAACCCGGTAGAGGCGCTGGATGCTTTGGTCAGGGCAGGTGCCATTTCTTTCTACCCGACGCTACGTGAGGTAGACGGCGGCATGGTGACGCAGGCTGAGGACACAGTGATCGTCTGTTCCGACGCAACTATAGTGACAACTTGATTCCGTGAAGGAGGCCGGCTTGGGCAGGATGAGGAGTTCTCAATCGATATAAATCGGGCGGCGGACTTATGTGGGTCTCAGGTCGCAGGCCGCTTGCTCTTGCCCCGCGCCACAACCCTCCTTACCAGAAGCCACACAAAACATACAAACCCGCAGAGGGCGATGATGAAGAGGCTGTCGTTCAGGGCCGCAAGTAACATCGTCCACAGGTTGACCTGAACGTCGGCCGTAATGCTCACGGTCCTCTCCGGCGCCTTGGGAGACCTCGCAGCGATTGTGATGTTGACTTTGGTCGCGTGCTTGCTCCCGCTCGAGGGTTTGATGGTCACGTTAACTGTCTGGGTGTCCCCCACTCGGCCCCCCGGGCTGAGCTGGAGCGTCAGCGAGCTGGGGGGAGACAGGACGTCGTTGATGTGGACCTCCCAGTCCTGTGGTACCCCGGCGGCCACGTAAAGGATGACGCTGTCGTTCCCGTTGCCCAGGTTCTTGAGAGTGAGGGTCAGGGCTCTCTTCTGGCCAGGGCTCACCTCGATGGAGTTCGTGGAAGCCTCTATCGAAATCTCGTACTTCTGCTTCACTTTGACAATGAGCGAAGTTGTATTGGTCCTAGTGGGCTGGTCCGCGGGCTCCGCCCTGAGAAGAATCTGGTAGCCAGACTCCTCGCTCGCAACCGTTCCCGCCGGAGGTGTCACGCTCACTGTGAGCGTGGTGCTGCCACCTGCGTTAAGCACCGTCTCCCGGGGCTCAAACCTGATGGATGATGCAGGCCAGTCCTCGGGCGGGGTGGCGGTAATTCTGATTTGGTGGGAGTTGACTGGGTCCAGGTTGCTGACCGTGGCCCGGAAGTCGACCCTCCCACCGAGAACGGAGGGGTCGCTGAGGGCGACTGTGGGCTCGACGCTGAGGCCCAGGATCGTGATCAAGCGGGTAACGGTCGTCACAGCCTTTTCGAGCGAGGGGTCCTCTATTGCTTGAGCAGTGACGGTGACCTGGGCGACGCGGCTGATGTCAGCCACTTCCTCGGGCGGGGCCGTGACCTCAAGGGTGAAAGTCTTTTGAGACAGGCCCGCAGTGTCGAGATAGACCCTCAAAGGAGCGTCGAACCGGTGAGACCAGCCCACAGGGGTTCCCGAGATGGAGAAGCTCAAGTTCATATCCAGGACTCCCTTGTTTTGGACTAAAATCTGGTAGCTGGCAGTCTGGCCGACGTCGACCCAATTCTCCGATGACCCGACGATTGAGAGTTCGAAATTCCGGGACATTGTCGCGTTGGTAACGGTCTGGATGGTCCAGGACGCCTTCGGGGTCTTGGTGTCTGCGTCCGCGATCGCTTCTATATATATCACCGCCCTCGTCCCGAACTCGACCTCCTCTCCTGCAGAAACTGTCAGGGTGACGTTGGCCGATGCGCCCGGGTCCAAAGAAGCCACATTCTGGGGCGAGAGCCCGGCCCTCCAGCCAGGCGGCGGCTCGGAGGATACGCGCACGGTCATGGAGCTAGCGGAGTAGCCCGTGTTAATAATATTGAGCGCATAGACGGCGTCCTTGGCGTTGCTCCCGCCGCGGGGGGGAGAGGCGGCTCCCTTGACTACTCCATCCGCGTCCGCGGAGGGAGAGGTTATATAGACAGCGTACCTGAGCATTGTCACGATAGTGGAGGCATTAAATAAATGGCCCTGCTGGTCCTCGACAATCGCCGTCACGTTGTAGTTTCCGGGAATCTGGTTGGCTGGATAGCTCCAATTAAAGTAGTAGCGCCTCCCACTGAGTTGGGCGGTGCCATTGCTAACAACCTCGCCGGAGGGGTTCCGAATCGACACATTCACCCTTCTTATGTCAGAGGGGCCGAAAGCGCTAGCGATGTCCCCCTCGACCATCATCTTCCTGACGTTTTCTGGCCAGTTGGGGTGGAACTCCGTGGTCGGCTTGCCCGGAGCGTAGGCTGTGGAAACTGACGGCTCTATTGGTGGATTGGTCATGGAGAGGAGGAGGTAGGACTGGTCGTTGTTGAAAGTAATTGTGGTCGGCGCGGCAGAAGAAGCCGCTATCCTCAGCCGGATCACGCTCCCGGCCGGGAAGATGCAGGATTCACCCATCACGAAGGGAACGTCCCATCTTCTCAGAGCGGTGGTGAATGAGACCTGTATGTCTGCTGTGGCTACTGTTGTATTGTCGCTGGAAATTGTGATGGTGATGGTGTTCTGGGGGACTAGGCTGGTTAGCTGGAACTGGAGCCAGAAGCCCTTCCCACCCTGAATCATGTCCTTGCCCGCCACTCCGAGGTTCGACTCGAGGGGGGCCCTCAATGAGAACTCCATGGGCAGGGTCCCTATAACGGAGTTGGTGCCGGAGGTTGTGCAGAGGTACTCTGGATTACCAGTCCCGCCGGAGCGGAGAAAGAGCCTATCGTCCCAGACAGCCTGGCGGCCCGGCGAGTCTTGTGGCTCATTTGATTGAGTAGGAGCCGCATGGCGTGGGAAATGGGGGGCGCCCCTCACGCCCGCGAGGGCTGCTGAGAGAATGAGCACCATCAGAACAACGGAGACGGCACCTATTTGACTTCGTATTGGCTCCGCTCGCCCGCCTCCAAT from the Thermoplasmata archaeon genome contains:
- a CDS encoding NEW3 domain-containing protein yields the protein MVLILSAALAGVRGAPHFPRHAAPTQSNEPQDSPGRQAVWDDRLFLRSGGTGNPEYLCTTSGTNSVIGTLPMEFSLRAPLESNLGVAGKDMIQGGKGFWLQFQLTSLVPQNTITITISSDNTTVATADIQVSFTTALRRWDVPFVMGESCIFPAGSVIRLRIAASSAAPTTITFNNDQSYLLLSMTNPPIEPSVSTAYAPGKPTTEFHPNWPENVRKMMVEGDIASAFGPSDIRRVNVSIRNPSGEVVSNGTAQLSGRRYYFNWSYPANQIPGNYNVTAIVEDQQGHLFNASTIVTMLRYAVYITSPSADADGVVKGAASPPRGGSNAKDAVYALNIINTGYSASSMTVRVSSEPPPGWRAGLSPQNVASLDPGASANVTLTVSAGEEVEFGTRAVIYIEAIADADTKTPKASWTIQTVTNATMSRNFELSIVGSSENWVDVGQTASYQILVQNKGVLDMNLSFSISGTPVGWSHRFDAPLRVYLDTAGLSQKTFTLEVTAPPEEVADISRVAQVTVTAQAIEDPSLEKAVTTVTRLITILGLSVEPTVALSDPSVLGGRVDFRATVSNLDPVNSHQIRITATPPEDWPASSIRFEPRETVLNAGGSTTLTVSVTPPAGTVASEESGYQILLRAEPADQPTRTNTTSLIVKVKQKYEISIEASTNSIEVSPGQKRALTLTLKNLGNGNDSVILYVAAGVPQDWEVHINDVLSPPSSLTLQLSPGGRVGDTQTVNVTIKPSSGSKHATKVNITIAARSPKAPERTVSITADVQVNLWTMLLAALNDSLFIIALCGFVCFVWLLVRRVVARGKSKRPAT
- the map gene encoding type II methionyl aminopeptidase — protein: MRLSDEVLEKYKLAGRIAREARDYGLGLIKEGASMLEVVNTIEALIISKGAKPAFPVNIAVNDVAAHFTPRHDEVSLVFKKGDVVKLDVGVHVDGYIGDTARTVEVGTDNWRDLRRAAEEALRTAIEMLRPGVDLSLVGATVEETISSRGFKAIENLTGHSLERNVLHAGISVPNVRDRGAGIVREGDVLAVEPFATNGLGRVDGRKNSSIYRFQRRRFTRGSEARTLLREIELNFSNLPFSERWCVRYVPNPVEALDALVRAGAISFYPTLREVDGGMVTQAEDTVIVCSDATIVTT
- a CDS encoding L-threonylcarbamoyladenylate synthase, whose translation is MGCRRIEVVELAAEIIRSGGLVVYPTDTLYGLGADALSSRAIGKVYEAKERPPDVPLPVAVSDVEMMGRVAALTPWMTRVVEMVLPRPVTFLLQKKKRVPAMLTAGSSKIGVRIPNHMFALALLARTGPITTTSANLHEGHPPRTARSAIRQLGEAVDLYVDCGRTSFGGPSTVIDISEGPEAVEVVRKGVVSPEELLRLIEAVEMDRSE